Sequence from the Heptranchias perlo isolate sHepPer1 unplaced genomic scaffold, sHepPer1.hap1 HAP1_SCAFFOLD_282, whole genome shotgun sequence genome:
aaccagtaacaatcccgaaacctcagcggggatatttgttccgatacttaatgacggtcccaatttccactgaaattctcaatcagcaaatcccagaggctgtttcgggtttgacaaactgtgaaacagattgttttaaaagccggaaagagggaaaaactggtggttgatatgaagtgttatacattatcactttctgtttcagatttacaatttctctttgtgtgttactcaaaggagaggctataacggagcccagtgactgggtaacgagctgcactgagtcattggcctgtgttacagaccggctcgttggacctgctcatttcgtgaactcgctggtgtctcagcacgtgtgatgactgagtgaatcccttcccacacacggagcaggtgaacagtctctcaaccaatgggcatgcgatGATGTGACAGCAGTTCATTTctccttttaaagctcttctcacagtcactgcattaaaaggtcactcaatagtgttcacaagttaatgtttcagaaagtgggatgatcgagtgaatctcttcccacacacggagcaggtgaacagtctctccccagtgtgagtgcgtcgatgtctcagcagttcgtttctgattttaaatctcttcccacagtcagatcatttgaaggtctctcagtgtgaactcgctggtgtttcagcagggaggatgaccaagcgaatcccttcccacacactgagcaggtgaacggcccctccccagtgtgagtgcgttggtgtgtcagcagattaaatttgcttttatacctcttctcacagtcagaacatttgaaaggtctctcatcggagtgaactcgctggtgtctctgcAGGTTGGAtggccgagtgaatctcttcccacacacggagcaggtgaacggcccctgtccagtgtgaactcgctggtgtttcagcagggtggatgacccagcgaatcccttcccatacacagagcaggagaacggcctctccccagtgtgagtgcgttggtgtgtcagcagattaaatttgcttttaaacctcttctcacagtcagaacatttaaaaggtctctcatcggagtgaactcgctggtgtctcagcaggatggatgaccgagtgaatctcatcccacacaaggtgcaggtgaacggcctctccccagtgtgggtgcattggtgtgtcagcagattacatttgcttttatacctcttcccacagtcataacatttaaaaggtctctcatcggagtgaacttgctggtgtgtaAGGAGGGTGGATGAcagtgtgaatctcttcccacacactgagcaggtgaacggcctctccccagtgtgaactcgctggtgtgtcaggaggtgagatgaccgagtgaatcccttcccacacacagagcagatgaacggtctctccccagtgtgagtgcgttggtgtttcagcagttcaattttgcttttaaacctcttctcacagtcagaacattgaaaaggcctctccccagtgtgaactcgctggtgtgtcagaagctcagatgaccgagtgaatcccttcccacacacagagcagatgaacggcctctccccagtgtgagtgcgttggtgtatcagcagattacttttgcttttaaacctcttctcacagtcagaacatttaaaagatctctcatcagaatgaactcgctggtgtgtctggaggctggatgaccgagtgaatctcttcccacacacggagcaggtgaacggcctctccccagtgtgaactcgctggtgtgtcaggaggagggatgactgagtgaatcccttcccacacatggagcaggtgaacggcctctccccagtgtgaactcgctggtgtgtcaggaggagggatgactgagtgaatcccttcccacacacggagcaggagaacggcctctccccagtgtgggtacattggtgtgtcagcagattccttttgcatttaaaccttttctcacagtcagaacatttaaaaggtctctccccagtgtgaactcgctggtgtgtctggaggctggatgaaatagcgaatcccttcccacacacggagcaggtgaacggcctctcccccgtgtgagtgcgttggtgtatcagcagattaattttgcttttgaacctcatctcacagtcagaacatttaaaaggtctctcatcagagtgaactcgctggtgtgtctggaggctggatgaccgaatgaatcccttcccacacacggagcaggtgaacggcctctccccagtgtgactgcgtcgatgagtttccagctctgaagggtaattgaatcccttcccacagtccccacatttccacggtttctccatggtccgggtgtccttgtgtctctccaggttggacgatcagttgaag
This genomic interval carries:
- the LOC137310836 gene encoding zinc finger protein 585A-like, with amino-acid sequence MEKPWKCGDCGKGFNYPSELETHRRSHTGERPFTCSVCGKGFIRSSSLQTHQRVHSDERPFKCSDCEMRFKSKINLLIHQRTHTGERPFTCSVCGKGFAISSSLQTHQRVHTGERPFKCSDCEKRFKCKRNLLTHQCTHTGERPFSCSVCGKGFTQSSLLLTHQRVHTGERPFTCSMCGKGFTQSSLLLTHQRVHTGERPFTCSVCGKRFTRSSSLQTHQRVHSDERSFKCSDCEKRFKSKSNLLIHQRTHTGERPFICSVCGKGFTRSSELLTHQRVHTGERPFQCSDCEKRFKSKIELLKHQRTHTGERPFICSVCGKGFTRSSHLLTHQRVHTGERPFTCSVCGKRFTLSSTLLTHQQVHSDERPFKCYDCGKRYKSKCNLLTHQCTHTGERPFTCTLCGMRFTRSSILLRHQRVHSDERPFKCSDCEKRFKSKFNLLTHQRTHTGERPFSCSVYGKGFAGSSTLLKHQRVHTGQGPFTCSVCGKRFTRPSNLQRHQRVHSDERPFKCSDCEKRYKSKFNLLTHQRTHTGEGPFTCSVCGKGFAWSSSLLKHQRVHTERPSNDLTVGRDLKSETNC